One window of the Microvirga mediterraneensis genome contains the following:
- a CDS encoding ligase-associated DNA damage response exonuclease — MALRSTDILTQTPQGLYCPLGDFHIDPVRPVKRALITHGHSDHARSGHHSVLATRETLLIMAVRYGEDFAGSTQEAPLGESLRIGDVTVRFTPAGHVLGSAQITIEAGGTRIVVSGDYKRAEDPTCLPYEVVPCDVFITEATFGLPVFRHPDTRAEVRKLLDSVALFPERAHIVGAYALGKAQRVMALLREEGYDRPIHLHGAMERLTEFYKSEGVPLGETPKVVASERSKLAGAIVICPPSSIQDLWSRRFPDPVTCFASGWMRVRARARQKGVELPLVISDHSDWDDLCRTIRETGAGEVWVTHGQEDALVHWCTTHGIRARPLHMLGYGDEGEAEEAPAATEAGDAA; from the coding sequence ATGGCGCTGCGTTCCACCGACATCCTCACCCAGACCCCGCAAGGGCTCTACTGCCCCCTTGGCGATTTCCACATCGATCCGGTCCGCCCCGTCAAACGGGCGCTGATCACCCATGGGCATTCCGATCATGCCCGGTCGGGCCACCATTCCGTCCTGGCGACCCGGGAGACCCTGCTCATCATGGCAGTGCGCTACGGCGAGGATTTCGCGGGCTCGACCCAGGAGGCGCCCTTGGGCGAGAGCCTGCGGATCGGCGACGTGACCGTGCGCTTCACGCCCGCCGGCCATGTGCTGGGCTCGGCCCAGATTACCATCGAGGCCGGAGGCACCCGGATCGTGGTCTCGGGCGACTACAAGCGCGCGGAGGACCCGACCTGCCTGCCTTACGAGGTCGTGCCCTGCGACGTCTTCATCACCGAGGCGACCTTCGGCCTGCCGGTCTTCCGCCATCCCGACACGCGGGCCGAAGTGCGCAAGCTCCTGGATTCCGTCGCCCTGTTCCCCGAGCGCGCCCATATCGTCGGCGCCTATGCGCTCGGCAAGGCGCAGCGGGTCATGGCCCTGCTGCGCGAGGAAGGCTACGACAGGCCGATCCATCTCCACGGCGCCATGGAGCGCCTGACCGAATTCTACAAATCGGAGGGGGTCCCGTTGGGCGAGACTCCGAAGGTCGTGGCCTCCGAGCGGTCGAAGCTCGCCGGCGCCATCGTGATCTGCCCGCCCTCGTCGATCCAGGACCTGTGGTCCCGGCGCTTTCCCGACCCGGTCACCTGTTTCGCCTCCGGCTGGATGCGGGTGCGGGCCCGCGCCCGGCAGAAGGGCGTCGAGCTGCCGCTGGTGATCTCGGATCATTCCGACTGGGACGATCTGTGCCGCACGATCCGCGAGACCGGGGCCGGAGAGGTCTGGGTTACGCACGGGCAGGAGGACGCCCTGGTCCATTGGTGCACCACCCACGGCATCCGGGCGCGCCCGCTGCATATGCTAGGCTATGGCGACGAGGGCGAGGCGGAGGAGGCTCCCGCCGCCACTGAAGCGGGAGACGCCGCATGA
- a CDS encoding class I SAM-dependent DNA methyltransferase has translation MSPTSTVRSSGDFLADRRYEYARGAFDERDFEAAADLAQQVLELAPGFAAAHAMLGRSLAELGTREEAVDALRRALSLDPEDALGVRLDLARLGALTPDEAITGGYVRALFDDYAPKFDRHLTRSLAYRGPALIADALRRACSRQIRDFRFGPTLDLGCGTGLMAQELAGLCSGIEGVDLSPRMLEKAERTKLYVALHEGELVAFLSGRGVGEADLVVAADVFVYMASLDAVFREAHRVLKPEGFFAFTVQAHEGEGYILGDDARYAHGEPYLRQLADSVGFTPVVFERVSTREDRGVPVPGFLLVLQRSTADRF, from the coding sequence ATGTCACCGACCTCCACCGTCCGTTCCTCCGGCGATTTTCTGGCCGACCGCCGCTATGAATATGCCCGTGGGGCGTTCGACGAGCGCGACTTCGAGGCCGCTGCCGATCTCGCCCAGCAGGTGCTCGAACTGGCGCCGGGCTTCGCGGCCGCCCATGCGATGCTGGGGCGCTCGCTCGCCGAACTCGGCACGCGGGAGGAGGCGGTGGACGCCCTGCGGCGGGCCCTTTCCCTGGACCCTGAGGACGCGTTGGGCGTGCGGCTCGACCTCGCCAGGCTAGGCGCGCTGACGCCCGATGAGGCGATCACCGGGGGCTACGTGCGGGCCCTCTTCGACGATTACGCACCGAAATTCGACCGGCATCTGACCCGAAGCCTCGCCTATCGAGGCCCGGCACTGATCGCCGACGCCCTGCGCCGGGCCTGTTCCAGGCAGATCCGCGATTTCCGCTTCGGGCCGACGCTCGATCTCGGCTGCGGCACCGGGCTGATGGCGCAGGAGCTCGCCGGTCTTTGCAGCGGGATCGAGGGCGTCGATCTCTCGCCGCGCATGCTGGAGAAGGCTGAAAGGACGAAGCTCTACGTTGCCCTGCACGAAGGCGAGCTCGTCGCGTTCCTGAGCGGACGCGGGGTAGGCGAAGCGGACCTCGTCGTGGCGGCCGACGTGTTCGTCTACATGGCGTCGCTCGACGCGGTTTTTCGCGAGGCGCATCGTGTGTTGAAGCCCGAGGGCTTCTTCGCCTTCACCGTTCAGGCCCATGAGGGTGAGGGCTATATCCTGGGTGACGACGCGCGATACGCTCACGGCGAACCTTACCTGCGCCAGCTCGCCGACAGCGTAGGGTTCACGCCCGTCGTCTTCGAACGCGTCTCGACGCGGGAGGATCGCGGCGTGCCGGTTCCCGGGTTTCTCTTGGTGTTGCAGCGGTCGACCGCCGACCGTTTTTGA
- a CDS encoding SDR family oxidoreductase — MPDDFQFQNAVAVVTGGTQGLGEAIARTFAERGAKGLVICGRNAERGHAVAREISGQGCHTEFVQADLESVDEARQVTARADSVFGRVDALVNAAGITDRGTIFDTSPELFDRMFAVNVRAPFFLMQEAAKIMRREKIEGAMVNILSMSAHGGQPFITAYSGSKGALATLTKNAAFSLMPWRIRVNALNIGWMNTPGEDRIIRLYHGAQDGWLEKAMKEQPFGRLLEPTEVARAVAFLCSSESGMMTGSVIDFDQSVMGCYESAPHPSTPAQ; from the coding sequence ATGCCCGACGATTTCCAATTCCAGAATGCCGTCGCCGTCGTTACGGGAGGAACCCAAGGGCTCGGCGAGGCCATCGCCCGCACCTTCGCCGAGCGCGGCGCCAAGGGGCTCGTGATCTGCGGCCGCAACGCGGAGCGCGGACACGCCGTCGCGCGGGAGATCTCGGGGCAAGGGTGCCACACGGAATTCGTGCAGGCCGATCTTGAGAGCGTCGACGAGGCGCGTCAGGTCACGGCACGGGCGGACAGCGTGTTCGGGCGCGTCGACGCGCTGGTGAACGCGGCCGGCATCACCGACCGCGGCACGATCTTCGACACCAGCCCCGAGCTGTTCGACCGCATGTTCGCGGTCAATGTGCGCGCGCCCTTCTTCCTGATGCAGGAGGCCGCCAAGATCATGCGCCGCGAGAAGATCGAGGGCGCCATGGTCAACATCCTGTCCATGTCGGCTCATGGAGGCCAGCCCTTCATCACCGCCTATAGCGGCTCGAAGGGCGCGCTCGCCACCCTCACCAAGAACGCCGCCTTCAGCCTCATGCCGTGGCGCATCCGCGTGAACGCCCTGAACATCGGCTGGATGAACACGCCGGGCGAGGACAGGATCATTCGGCTTTATCACGGCGCCCAGGACGGATGGCTGGAGAAGGCCATGAAGGAACAGCCCTTCGGGCGCCTGCTCGAACCCACGGAGGTGGCCCGCGCCGTGGCGTTCCTGTGCAGTTCGGAATCCGGCATGATGACCGGCTCGGTGATCGATTTCGACCAATCGGTGATGGGCTGCTACGAGAGCGCCCCGCACCCCTCGACACCGGCGCAATAG
- a CDS encoding ligase-associated DNA damage response DEXH box helicase, translating to MSQASLLPKTFRDWFKSRGWAPREHQLDLLAKARQGRSVLLVAPTGAGKTLAGFLPSLVELAERGPGRGTTQDRRGLHTLYISPLKALATDIARNLETPVQEMGLPIRIETRTGDTPSHKRARQIERPPDILLTTPEQLALLLAHAEAREFFQNLRRVVLDELHSLVTSKRGDLLSLGLARLLAIAPEVTAVGLSATVREPDDLRRYLVPQHSTSPSRGEVAPQVREGVGGASFKSEVLPPHPSLQADPPPQGKGEEALADLVVVQGGAQPDIRMLELDERLPLAGHTASLSMPAIYDLIRAHKTTLVFVNTRLQAEYTFQELWKLNDDNLAIALHHGSLDVSQRRRVEEAMAAGKLKAVVCTATLDLGIDWGDVDLVVNVGAPKGASRIMQRIGRSNHRMDEPSEAYLVPANRFEILECRAALDAVHEAAQDTPDARTGALDVLCQHILGMACAEPFRLDELYEEVRSAAPYAGLTWEDFEACVAFVATGGYALRAYERFAKIVKGKDDLWRVRDAKVAQQYRLNVGTIVESSMIKVRLGRSARSRPGTVLPRGRILGEIEEYFAETLTPGDTFLFAGEVLRFEGISEDEVLVTRAGSGTDPMIPSYEGGKFPLSTFLAARVRAILADPFEWDRLPPQMTEWLLQQRRRSIVPGPRDLLVETFPRGNRYYMTCFPFEGRLAHQTLGMLLTRRLERAKLKPLGFVANDYGIAVYASGDIAARAGRDPAFMDDLFSEDMLGDDLEDWLAESALMKRTFRQCAVIAGLIERRFPGEKKTGRQVTISTDLVYDVLRKHEPDHVLLRAARADAATGLLDVRRLGMMLERIRGRIIHKPLDRVSPLSVSVMLEIGRERVYSDNADEILAEAEAALLDEALA from the coding sequence ATGTCTCAAGCGTCCCTTCTCCCGAAAACCTTCCGTGACTGGTTCAAGAGCCGAGGCTGGGCGCCGCGCGAGCACCAGCTCGACCTGCTCGCCAAGGCCCGGCAGGGGCGCTCCGTCCTGCTCGTGGCGCCGACGGGCGCCGGAAAGACCCTCGCCGGGTTCCTGCCGAGCCTGGTGGAGCTGGCCGAGCGAGGGCCGGGACGAGGCACGACCCAGGACAGGCGAGGGCTCCACACCCTCTACATCTCCCCCCTGAAGGCGCTTGCCACCGACATCGCCCGCAATCTCGAAACGCCCGTGCAGGAGATGGGGCTCCCCATCCGCATCGAGACGCGAACGGGCGACACCCCCTCCCACAAGCGCGCCCGGCAGATCGAGCGCCCGCCGGACATCCTGCTGACCACGCCCGAGCAGCTGGCGCTCCTGCTCGCCCATGCGGAGGCGCGGGAGTTCTTCCAAAATCTGCGCCGCGTGGTGCTGGACGAGCTGCATTCCCTCGTCACCTCGAAGCGCGGCGACCTGCTCTCGCTCGGGCTGGCGCGGCTCCTGGCCATCGCCCCGGAGGTGACGGCCGTGGGCTTGTCCGCGACGGTGCGCGAACCGGACGATCTGCGGCGCTATCTGGTGCCTCAGCATTCCACCTCCCCCTCGAGGGGGGAGGTCGCACCGCAGGTGCGGGAGGGGGTGGGAGGCGCGAGCTTTAAAAGCGAAGTGCTGCCACCCCACCCCAGCCTACAGGCTGACCCTCCCCCTCAAGGGAAGGGTGAAGAAGCGCTCGCCGATCTCGTCGTCGTCCAGGGCGGCGCGCAGCCGGACATCCGCATGCTCGAACTCGACGAGCGCCTGCCGCTCGCCGGCCACACGGCCTCGCTGTCGATGCCGGCGATCTACGATCTGATCCGCGCGCACAAGACCACGCTCGTCTTCGTCAACACGCGCCTGCAGGCGGAATACACGTTCCAGGAACTCTGGAAGCTCAACGACGACAACCTCGCCATCGCGCTCCATCACGGTTCGCTCGACGTGTCGCAGCGCCGGCGCGTGGAGGAGGCGATGGCGGCGGGAAAATTGAAGGCGGTCGTGTGCACCGCGACGCTCGATCTCGGCATCGACTGGGGCGACGTGGATCTCGTGGTGAATGTGGGCGCGCCGAAGGGCGCCTCGCGCATCATGCAGCGCATCGGCCGCTCGAACCACCGCATGGACGAGCCGTCGGAAGCCTATCTCGTACCGGCGAACCGCTTCGAGATCCTCGAATGCCGCGCGGCGCTCGACGCGGTGCACGAGGCGGCGCAGGATACGCCGGATGCGCGCACCGGCGCGCTCGACGTGCTCTGCCAGCACATCCTCGGCATGGCCTGCGCCGAGCCGTTCAGGCTCGACGAACTCTACGAGGAAGTGCGGTCCGCCGCACCCTACGCGGGTTTGACCTGGGAGGATTTCGAGGCCTGCGTGGCCTTCGTCGCGACGGGAGGTTACGCCCTTCGTGCATACGAACGCTTCGCCAAGATCGTGAAGGGCAAGGACGATCTCTGGCGCGTGCGCGACGCGAAGGTCGCGCAGCAATACCGGCTGAATGTCGGCACCATCGTCGAGTCCAGCATGATCAAGGTGCGGCTCGGCAGGAGCGCGCGCTCGCGTCCCGGCACGGTCCTGCCGCGCGGACGCATCCTTGGCGAGATCGAGGAGTATTTCGCCGAGACGCTCACGCCGGGCGACACGTTCCTGTTCGCCGGCGAGGTGCTGCGCTTCGAGGGCATCTCCGAGGACGAGGTGCTGGTGACGCGGGCGGGTTCGGGCACCGATCCGATGATCCCGTCCTACGAGGGCGGCAAGTTCCCGCTCTCGACCTTTCTCGCCGCGCGGGTGCGGGCGATCCTGGCCGATCCGTTCGAATGGGACCGCCTGCCGCCGCAGATGACCGAGTGGCTCCTGCAGCAGCGCCGCCGCTCCATCGTGCCCGGACCGCGCGACCTCCTGGTCGAGACCTTTCCGCGCGGCAACCGCTACTACATGACCTGCTTTCCCTTCGAGGGCCGGCTCGCGCACCAGACGCTCGGCATGCTGCTCACCCGTCGCCTGGAACGGGCGAAGCTCAAACCGCTCGGCTTCGTGGCCAATGATTACGGGATCGCGGTCTATGCCTCGGGCGACATCGCGGCCCGCGCCGGGCGCGACCCGGCCTTCATGGACGACCTCTTCTCCGAGGACATGCTCGGCGACGACCTGGAGGACTGGCTCGCCGAATCGGCCCTCATGAAGCGCACCTTCCGCCAATGCGCGGTGATCGCGGGCTTGATCGAGCGTCGCTTTCCGGGGGAGAAGAAGACCGGCCGGCAGGTCACCATCTCGACGGATCTCGTCTACGACGTGCTGCGCAAGCACGAGCCCGACCACGTGCTTCTGCGTGCCGCGCGGGCGGATGCGGCAACGGGACTCCTCGACGTGCGGCGCCTCGGCATGATGTTAGAGCGCATCCGGGGGCGAATCATCCACAAGCCGCTCGACCGGGTTTCTCCTTTGAGCGTGTCCGTCATGCTGGAGATCGGCCGCGAGCGCGTCTATAGCGACAACGCGGACGAAATTCTGGCCGAGGCGGAAGCGGCGCTTCTCGACGAGGCTTTGGCGTGA